A window from Rhea pennata isolate bPtePen1 chromosome 1, bPtePen1.pri, whole genome shotgun sequence encodes these proteins:
- the LOC134140051 gene encoding regucalcin gives MSSVKIECLPNESCKLGECPVWDEKENSLLYVDITGKKVCKWNSLTQQTQAVSVDAPVSSVALRKSGDYVITLGTRFAALKWKDQLVTTITYVDKDKPNNRFNDGKVDPAGRYFAGTMAEEIRPAVLERRQGALYTLLPDLSVVKHFDRVDISNGLDWSLDHKTFFYIDSLSYSVDAFDYDLHTGKIGNRRTMYKLEKEESIPDGMCIDTEGKLWVACYDGGRVIRLDPETGKRIHTVKLPVDKTTSCCFGGKDYSEMYVTSASQGMDKDWLSRQPKAGGVFKITGLGVKGIPPYPFAG, from the exons ATGTCCTCCGTCAAGATCGAGTGCCTCCCCAATGAGAGCTGCAAGCTTGGGGAATGCCCTGTGTGGGATGAGAAGGAGAACTCGCTCCTCTACGTGGACATCACCGGTAAAAAGGTTTGCAAGTGGAATTCCCTCACCCAGCAAACGCAGGCTGTTTCTGTGG ATGCTCCTGTGAGCTCTGTGGCTCTCCGGAAATCTGGGGATTATGTCATCACCCTGGGAACCCGGTTTGCTGCTTTGAAATGGAAAGACCAGTTGGTAACCACCATTACTTACGTTGACAAGGATAAACCAAACAACCGATTCAATGATGGGAAAGTGGATCCTGCAGGACGGTATTTTGCAG GTACGATGGCTGAGGAGATTCGACCTGCTGTGCTGGAAAGACGCCAGGGCGCTCTGTATACGCTCCTCCCTGACCTCTCAGTAGTGAAGCACTTCGACCGTGTGGACATTTCTAATGGGCTGGACTGGTCACTGGATCACAAAACCTTCTTTTATATTGACAGCCTGTCCTACTCTGTGGATGCTTTTGATTATGACCTACATACTGGAAAAATTG GCAACCGTAGGACTATGtacaaactggaaaaagaggAGAGCATTCCTGATGGGATGTGCATTGATACGGAAGGCAAACTTTGGGTAGCCTGTTATGATGGTGGGAGAGTGATTCGTCTTGACCCTGAAACGG GAAAAAGGATCCACACTGTGAAACTTCCTGTTGACAAGACAACGTCCTGCTGTTTTGGAGGAAAGGATTATTCAGAAATGTATGTGACTTCCGCCAGCCAAGGAATGGACAAAGACTGGCTTTCACGACAGCCAAAGGCTGGTGGGGTTTTCAAG ATAACTGGGCTAGGGGTCAAAGGAATCCCACCGTATCCGTTTGCAGGTTAA